The window TGCGGTTGCGGCCGCATCCGTACGAGTTCTTTTTGTACTACGACATCTAGGACGTGGCCGGCCCATTCGAAAGTATGGGTTGACGGTGGACTGGAAGCCGTGTTAGAAGTACTTGTATGAGCTGATTGTGGCAAAGGCGCCACGGTCGAGGCTCTCGACATAAGGCAACGGACAAAGGCGTCCGTCATTCTGAAAGGGATGGCGGGCGCCTTTTTATTTTCTGAGCCAGTGAGGCTTCTTCGTCGAAGTCTTGCGCGTAGAGGCAGGTCGTGGCAGACCTGTCGTGAGATGGACAAAGGCGTCCTTTTCCCTTGAGGGAGAAGGACGCCTTTTGTGTTTCTAGACAATCATCGGACGACCTAACCTGGAGGGGACTATGCATCACGCGGATCATGAACGGATCGCAGGGGTGGCAAAGAAGAAGGTGGGGTTTCTTGATACATCATTGGGTGGGTACCTTGTGTTGTCGGCAATGGCCGGCATCTATCTGGGATTCGGCATCGCCCTGATCTTCAGTCTGGGCGCGCCGCTCGCGGCGGCTGGATCGCCGGTGGTCAAGCTGGTGATGGGCGCCTCGTTCGGTATCGCTCTGACGCTGGTGATTTTCGCCGGGTCGGAACTGTTCACCGGGAACAATATGATTGGAGCGATCGGCGGGCTCTCGCGTAGCGTGACGTGGGGCCAAGTTTTCCAGCTCAACTTCTGGTCCTGGTTCGGGAACCTGATCGGATCGTTGGCGCTGGCCTGGCTCGTGGTGGAGTCCGGCGTCTTTGCCAAGGGGCCGACGGCCGACATGATTCAAAAAGTGGCCGGGGTGAAGATGTCCTTGGGGCCGTGGGAGTTGTTCGTGCGCGGCATCTTGTGTAACTGGCTCATCTGTCTGGCGGTCTGGACGGCGGGGCGGACGACCAATGACGCGGCGAAGATCATGCTGATTTTCTGGTGTCTGTTTGCTTTCATCGGGATCGGGTTTGAACACAGCATCGCCAACCAATCGTTCCTGGGTATGGCGCTTTTCATGCCGCACGAGGCCGCCGTGAGCTGGGCGGGGTTTTGGTACAACCAACTCTTTGTGGTGCTGGGCAATATTGTCGGCGGAGGGATGTTCGTCGGCGGACTCTATTGGCTCGTGAGTCCCTATCGTGTCGAAGCAGCGGAATCAGTCACCGTCCCGGTACCGGCCGTGTCGGTGCCGGCAGGATCGTAGTGAGAGAGACCGTTTACCTATCCATATTCTTACAAGGAGACGATGACGATGTCGAAAGATGAAATTCGGAAGGCCATCAAGGAGAAGCGGGTCGCCAAGAAAGTGACCATTGCCGAGGTTGCGAAGGTTGTGGGGAAAAATCCCACCTTTGTTGCCGCCGCGTTGAACGGCAATCATAAGTTCACGGCTGATGAAGCCAAGAAGGTCGGTGACTTGATCGGCCTGGATGCCGAGTTGACTGCGTCGCTCAGCAAGTTTCCGGTACGCACGGATTTCCCCAATACCACAGACCCCTTCAAGTACCGCCTGTTGGAGATTATCGGAGTCTACGGGGATTCGTTGCGTGAACAAGCGAATGAAATGTTCGGCGACGGGATCATGAGCGCGATCGATTATACGATGGAGATGGAAAAGGTGACGGGCAGTCAGGGCGAGGCCCGCTGCAAGATTACGTTGAACGGGAAGTGGCTCGAGTATAAGACGTTCTAGCAAGATCGAGGAACGCTGGCGCCGACGATGTTGTCGGCGCCGTTCGGCTGGCAATGGCGCCAGCTTCCGGGGCTCTTGAGCGGGGCCTGCTGGAGGCTGGCGCCATTGTGTTTCACGGCGCAGAAAGGAGGCGACGATGGACATGGAACGAGCCGGTGATAGGGAACACATGGGATTGGAGAAGACCCTCGGAGACCTGCTGCGCGCCCGCCGAGCGGTGACGCTCGACGATATCGCCGGCGTGCTGGGAGGAGACTGTTTTGCGCAGATCTTTCTCACCGTCGATCGGTGGAGCCGGGCGGGAATCGTACGATTAGTACGGGATGTCACTGGATATCGGGTAGAGTTAATCAACTAGACCGTGAGGAGGACGGGATGAACAAGATCG of the Nitrospira sp. genome contains:
- a CDS encoding formate/nitrite transporter family protein encodes the protein MHHADHERIAGVAKKKVGFLDTSLGGYLVLSAMAGIYLGFGIALIFSLGAPLAAAGSPVVKLVMGASFGIALTLVIFAGSELFTGNNMIGAIGGLSRSVTWGQVFQLNFWSWFGNLIGSLALAWLVVESGVFAKGPTADMIQKVAGVKMSLGPWELFVRGILCNWLICLAVWTAGRTTNDAAKIMLIFWCLFAFIGIGFEHSIANQSFLGMALFMPHEAAVSWAGFWYNQLFVVLGNIVGGGMFVGGLYWLVSPYRVEAAESVTVPVPAVSVPAGS
- the cynS gene encoding cyanase; this translates as MSKDEIRKAIKEKRVAKKVTIAEVAKVVGKNPTFVAAALNGNHKFTADEAKKVGDLIGLDAELTASLSKFPVRTDFPNTTDPFKYRLLEIIGVYGDSLREQANEMFGDGIMSAIDYTMEMEKVTGSQGEARCKITLNGKWLEYKTF